A stretch of Hoplias malabaricus isolate fHopMal1 chromosome 10, fHopMal1.hap1, whole genome shotgun sequence DNA encodes these proteins:
- the mrs2 gene encoding magnesium transporter MRS2 homolog, mitochondrial isoform X2 has product MEACVRFLCRESPLTVFTRCWSCRHFPLKRPGSHFSPRPLSTLHTPAVRARNLQHSAFFCRGVSDASHAAALSSVAPEFVVMKFEPDGNVTSFEKKKTEFYQELGLQARDLRFQHLTSITSRNNTIIIRMESLKAIVTPESLLVLDFRGLGLEKWLVLELGPQLAGDGALVTYSLPFEFRALEAILQHRINTLQARLNDVQPQILDCLESLVDPKLLSADRSKLHMLLLNSKSLSELETDIKVFKDSLLKILDEDEMIEELCLTKWTDPSVFHRNVMMRLNLQLTMGTFSLSLFGLMGVAFGMNLESSFEEDPRVFWLVTGFMFLGSGLIWRRLLSFLGRHLEPTSPPPIPPVWRKNQISTLKGTEIKPGVR; this is encoded by the exons ATGGAGGCGTGTGTGAGGTTTTTGTGTCGGGAGAGTCCTCTGACCGTGTTTACAAGATGCTGGAGCTGTAGACATTTTCCGTTAAAGAGACCAGGGTCTCACTTCAGCCCTCGCCCGCTGTCTACTCTCCACACCCCAGCAGTGAGAGCGAGAAACCTCCAACACAGCG CCTTCTTCTGTCGTGGAGTTTCAGATGCTTCCCATGCAGCAGCGCTCTCCAGTGTGGCTCCTGAATTTGTTGTG ATGAAATTTGAGCCAGACGGGAATGTTACTTCATTTG agaaaaagaaaacagagttCTACCAGGAACTTGGTTTGCAGGCAAGAGACCTAAGATTCCAGCACCTCACCAGCATCACATCACGAAATAACACTATCATCATTCGTATggaa TCCCTAAAGGCGATTGTTACACCAGAGTCTTTGCTGGTTCTGGATTTCCGTGGACTGGGCCTGGAGAAGTGGTTGGTTTTGGAGCTGGGGCCACAGTTAGCAGGGGATGGAGCCTTGGTCACATACTCACTGCCCTTTGAGTTCAGAGCCCTGGAGGCCATTCTACAGCATAGG ATAAACACACTCCAGGCAAGGTTAAATGACGTTCAGCCTCAGATCCTGGATTGTCTGGAGTCTTTAGTGGACCCCAAGCTCCTTTCAGCAGACCGCAGTAAACTACACATGCTTCTTCTCAACAGTAAGAG CCTTTCTGAACTGGAGACTGATATTAAGGTTTTTAAGGACAGCCTGCTGAAGATCCTGGATGAGGATGAAATGATTGAGGAGCTGTGTCTCACTAAATGGACTGACCCCAGTGTGTT TCATCGAAATGTGATGATGCGCCTGAACCTCCAGCTCACCATGGGAAccttctctctgtccctgtttgGCCTGATGGGTGTGGCCTTTGGAATGAATCTTGAGTCCTCCTTTGAAGAA GATCCACGTGTATTCTGGTTGGTGACTGGATTCATGTTCTTAGGCAGTGGTCTAATCTGGAGACGGCTGCTATCATTTCTGGGACGACACTTGGAGCCCACTTCCCCACCTCCA ATTCCACCTGTCTGGAGGAAAAACCAGATCAGCACCTTAAAAGGGACAGAGATAAAACCTGGAGTAAGATga
- the LOC136708597 gene encoding lipid scramblase CLPTM1L-like isoform X1 has translation MIHNNGSLHAVVFVHKSGVSPWKDSKHVRLVARLTSQMLPVALAGSPGSVKDIQKGAGEQQLVTNWKSHITLNMMTEDFTFNNAAVPSDLRRYMKIVEDGKKEKKKIYLPLLLVDEMRSRLKDLININSTTKEVPLTVSYDTITLRKFRIWIHIQAVIYSLKHFGFSEQNLDEIKAMFVETGFHILALSILVPAFHLSFEGFAFKNDVSFWRGKKSFAGVSRRSVIWRCLSTIVIFLHLLEEQTSWLTLIPMGIAALIELWKVSQVYAIQHSFKEEKVDEMERATEEHDSKAMKFLSYLLYPLCISGAIYAFLYLKNKSSWYFWIINSLVSGVYAFGFLSMVPQFYVNYKLKTVAHLPMSVLLYKGLNTFISDVFSGIITTPGPHQLACFRDDVVFLIYLYQRRIYPLNKSKSREYGASHRKKLKGKPHED, from the exons ATGATTCATAACAATGGGAGCCTTCatgctgtggtgtttgttcaCAAGAGTGGAGTTTCTCCATGGAAGGACAGTAAACATGTGCGACTGGTGGCTCGCCTCACATCCCAAATGCTTCCTGTTGCTCTTGCAGGAAGCCCTGGTTCTGTCAAAGACATTCAGAAG GGTGCAGGAGAACAACAACTTGTGACAAACTGGAAATCACACATCACTCTAAACATGATGACAGAAGacttcacttttaataatgcaGCAGTGCCCAGTGACCTGCGGAGATACATGAAAAT AGTTGAAGatggaaaaaaggagaaaaagaaaatataccTGCCCCTTTTACTCGTTGATGAAATGAGAAGCAGACTAAAGGATTTAATT AATATAAACAGCACTACAAAAGAAGTCCCACTCACTGTATCATATGATACAATAACTCTTCGGAAATTTAGAATTTGGATCCACATTCAAGCTGTGATATACTCTCTCAAGCATTTTG GATTTTCTGAGCAGAACCTTGATGAAATTAAAGCCATGTTTGTTGAAACTGGTTTCCACATCCTGGCTTTGTCAATCCTGGTGCCTGCATTCCat CTCTCATTTGAAGGATTTGCTTTCAAAAATGATGTGAGCTTCTGGAGAGGGAAGAAAAGTTTTGCTGGTGTCTCCAGGCGATCAG taatctggaggtgtttgagcACCATTGTGATATTTCTGCATCTGCTGGAAGAGCAGACCAGCTGGCTCACCCTCATCCCTATGGGAATTGCTGCTTTAATTGAG CTTTGGAAAGTCAGCCAAGTCTATGCGATTCAGCACAGTTTTAAA GAAGAGAAAGTAGATGAAATGGAGCGAGCAACAGAAGAGCATGATTCCAAG GCAATGAAATTCTTGTCATACTTACTGTATCCATTGTGCATCAGTGGAGCCATATATGCCTTCTTATACCTCAAGAATAAAAG TAGTTGGTACTTTTGGATCATTAACAGTCTTGTAAGCG GGGTTTATGCATTTGGATTCCTATCAATGGTTCCACAATTTTATGTTAATTATAAG CTAAAAACTGTTGCCCATCTTCCGATGTCTGTCTTACTGTACAAA GGCTTGAACACATTTATAagtgatgttttcagtggaATTATAACTACTCCCGGCCCTCATCAGCTGGCTTGTTTCAGAGATGATGTGGTGTTCCTCATCTACCTCTACCAGCGCAG GATTTACCCACTGAACAAATCTAAAAGTCGCGAGTATGGAGCATCACACAGGAAAAAGCTTAAAGGAAAACCACATGAGGACTGA
- the mrs2 gene encoding magnesium transporter MRS2 homolog, mitochondrial isoform X1, whose product MEACVRFLCRESPLTVFTRCWSCRHFPLKRPGSHFSPRPLSTLHTPAVRARNLQHSAFFCRGVSDASHAAALSSVAPEFVVMKFEPDGNVTSFEKKKTEFYQELGLQARDLRFQHLTSITSRNNTIIIRMESLKAIVTPESLLVLDFRGLGLEKWLVLELGPQLAGDGALVTYSLPFEFRALEAILQHRINTLQARLNDVQPQILDCLESLVDPKLLSADRSKLHMLLLNSKSLSELETDIKVFKDSLLKILDEDEMIEELCLTKWTDPSVFEQSSLGIDHAHEMELLLENYFMQAEELGNKTRELKGLIDDSESVIFINLDSHRNVMMRLNLQLTMGTFSLSLFGLMGVAFGMNLESSFEEDPRVFWLVTGFMFLGSGLIWRRLLSFLGRHLEPTSPPPIPPVWRKNQISTLKGTEIKPGVR is encoded by the exons ATGGAGGCGTGTGTGAGGTTTTTGTGTCGGGAGAGTCCTCTGACCGTGTTTACAAGATGCTGGAGCTGTAGACATTTTCCGTTAAAGAGACCAGGGTCTCACTTCAGCCCTCGCCCGCTGTCTACTCTCCACACCCCAGCAGTGAGAGCGAGAAACCTCCAACACAGCG CCTTCTTCTGTCGTGGAGTTTCAGATGCTTCCCATGCAGCAGCGCTCTCCAGTGTGGCTCCTGAATTTGTTGTG ATGAAATTTGAGCCAGACGGGAATGTTACTTCATTTG agaaaaagaaaacagagttCTACCAGGAACTTGGTTTGCAGGCAAGAGACCTAAGATTCCAGCACCTCACCAGCATCACATCACGAAATAACACTATCATCATTCGTATggaa TCCCTAAAGGCGATTGTTACACCAGAGTCTTTGCTGGTTCTGGATTTCCGTGGACTGGGCCTGGAGAAGTGGTTGGTTTTGGAGCTGGGGCCACAGTTAGCAGGGGATGGAGCCTTGGTCACATACTCACTGCCCTTTGAGTTCAGAGCCCTGGAGGCCATTCTACAGCATAGG ATAAACACACTCCAGGCAAGGTTAAATGACGTTCAGCCTCAGATCCTGGATTGTCTGGAGTCTTTAGTGGACCCCAAGCTCCTTTCAGCAGACCGCAGTAAACTACACATGCTTCTTCTCAACAGTAAGAG CCTTTCTGAACTGGAGACTGATATTAAGGTTTTTAAGGACAGCCTGCTGAAGATCCTGGATGAGGATGAAATGATTGAGGAGCTGTGTCTCACTAAATGGACTGACCCCAGTGTGTT TGAGCAGAGCAGTTTAGGTATAGATCATGCTCATGAGATGGAGTTGCTCCTCGAGAATTATTTCATGCAGGCAGAGGAGCTGGGAAATAAAACACGAGAACTGAAGGGACTCATTGATGACTCTGAGAGTGTCATCTTCATCAACCTGGATAG TCATCGAAATGTGATGATGCGCCTGAACCTCCAGCTCACCATGGGAAccttctctctgtccctgtttgGCCTGATGGGTGTGGCCTTTGGAATGAATCTTGAGTCCTCCTTTGAAGAA GATCCACGTGTATTCTGGTTGGTGACTGGATTCATGTTCTTAGGCAGTGGTCTAATCTGGAGACGGCTGCTATCATTTCTGGGACGACACTTGGAGCCCACTTCCCCACCTCCA ATTCCACCTGTCTGGAGGAAAAACCAGATCAGCACCTTAAAAGGGACAGAGATAAAACCTGGAGTAAGATga
- the LOC136708597 gene encoding lipid scramblase CLPTM1L-like isoform X2: protein MFPSCYSKPKNGSQFKMSYTKVIFGVLVVYVLHTCWAIYGFVHTKPCDPARGDDCVTSYLSAKPRLQLSVYSSLDPSEEVGHKLLLRVEKFDIHSKLERQVSVSLPEMIHNNGSLHAVVFVHKSGVSPWKDSKHVRLVARLTSQMLPVALAGSPGSVKDIQKGAGEQQLVTNWKSHITLNMMTEDFTFNNAAVPSDLRRYMKIVEDGKKEKKKIYLPLLLVDEMRSRLKDLININSTTKEVPLTVSYDTITLRKFRIWIHIQAVIYSLKHFGFSEQNLDEIKAMFVETGFHILALSILVPAFHLSFEGFAFKNDVSFWRGKKSFAGVSRRSVIWRCLSTIVIFLHLLEEQTSWLTLIPMGIAALIELWKVSQVYAIQHSFKEEKVDEMERATEEHDSKAMKFLSYLLYPLCISGAIYAFLYLKNKSWYFWIINSLVSGVYAFGFLSMVPQFYVNYKLKTVAHLPMSVLLYKGLNTFISDVFSGIITTPGPHQLACFRDDVVFLIYLYQRRIYPLNKSKSREYGASHRKKLKGKPHED from the exons ATGTTTCCATCGTGCTATTCCAAGCCCAAAAATGGCTCCCAATTTAAGATGTCTTACACAAAGGTGATATTTGGGGTGTTGGTCGTGTATGTGCTACATACCTGCTGGGCTATTTATGGCTTCGTTCACACAAAACCGTGTGACCCAGCTAGAGGAGACGACTGTGTTACATCTTACCTCAGTGCCAAGCCTCGATTACAG CTCAGCGTGTATTCGAGCCTGGACCCTAGTGAAGAGGTCGGACACAAGCTCCTGCTCAGGGTGGAAAAATTCGACATTCATTCCAAGCTTGAAAGGCAA GTGAGTGTTTCATTGCCTGAAATGATTCATAACAATGGGAGCCTTCatgctgtggtgtttgttcaCAAGAGTGGAGTTTCTCCATGGAAGGACAGTAAACATGTGCGACTGGTGGCTCGCCTCACATCCCAAATGCTTCCTGTTGCTCTTGCAGGAAGCCCTGGTTCTGTCAAAGACATTCAGAAG GGTGCAGGAGAACAACAACTTGTGACAAACTGGAAATCACACATCACTCTAAACATGATGACAGAAGacttcacttttaataatgcaGCAGTGCCCAGTGACCTGCGGAGATACATGAAAAT AGTTGAAGatggaaaaaaggagaaaaagaaaatataccTGCCCCTTTTACTCGTTGATGAAATGAGAAGCAGACTAAAGGATTTAATT AATATAAACAGCACTACAAAAGAAGTCCCACTCACTGTATCATATGATACAATAACTCTTCGGAAATTTAGAATTTGGATCCACATTCAAGCTGTGATATACTCTCTCAAGCATTTTG GATTTTCTGAGCAGAACCTTGATGAAATTAAAGCCATGTTTGTTGAAACTGGTTTCCACATCCTGGCTTTGTCAATCCTGGTGCCTGCATTCCat CTCTCATTTGAAGGATTTGCTTTCAAAAATGATGTGAGCTTCTGGAGAGGGAAGAAAAGTTTTGCTGGTGTCTCCAGGCGATCAG taatctggaggtgtttgagcACCATTGTGATATTTCTGCATCTGCTGGAAGAGCAGACCAGCTGGCTCACCCTCATCCCTATGGGAATTGCTGCTTTAATTGAG CTTTGGAAAGTCAGCCAAGTCTATGCGATTCAGCACAGTTTTAAA GAAGAGAAAGTAGATGAAATGGAGCGAGCAACAGAAGAGCATGATTCCAAG GCAATGAAATTCTTGTCATACTTACTGTATCCATTGTGCATCAGTGGAGCCATATATGCCTTCTTATACCTCAAGAATAAAAG TTGGTACTTTTGGATCATTAACAGTCTTGTAAGCG GGGTTTATGCATTTGGATTCCTATCAATGGTTCCACAATTTTATGTTAATTATAAG CTAAAAACTGTTGCCCATCTTCCGATGTCTGTCTTACTGTACAAA GGCTTGAACACATTTATAagtgatgttttcagtggaATTATAACTACTCCCGGCCCTCATCAGCTGGCTTGTTTCAGAGATGATGTGGTGTTCCTCATCTACCTCTACCAGCGCAG GATTTACCCACTGAACAAATCTAAAAGTCGCGAGTATGGAGCATCACACAGGAAAAAGCTTAAAGGAAAACCACATGAGGACTGA